One window of Scheffersomyces stipitis CBS 6054 chromosome 1, whole genome shotgun sequence genomic DNA carries:
- a CDS encoding putative bud site selection protein, producing the protein MALSPYHHIIQAATEHHGRSDNEDSDHETSFSRKSNHMPSHNNSDLEIGSDNNDENIMESGNDNELEYKSTLRRMQPVKRSRNASLNDSRESHTDSEDYDNRRLHDRTNNLSIDNLEKASFDKQTSLEEIHSPELHELRKSRSANSSPIATAKDINSTAEPSLHDDSSLANTNRLISDLERKLSIMSTSSSNHTQQSQGSSVIVNKSLAGMGKESIQSSVLQYIKSEEDKARDTHNNIFNPNELFQDRQSKFLTKFGKSYNDDNQRKMVNPNHHRSDAHLTGEHIPDENASDNVSPVITPNLAESSLDAVEVDDPIGMDTDSSIHISRDDSHIAEHSFVKEKEDILDQDEDEDINDEDDHEEHANHSGMYGIFFNDNSYDDDFDPDDNDDDDNFEPTDELLLPPSPPRSPPRDLDPDKLYGLYDFSGPDPSHCSLTRDEPVYLINDQDNYWWLIRKLNKEERKMHVKSKRRINQGEIDEDYDSLEDDYTDEEDGKIGFVPAECLETYGERLARLNCFKNEELERSSKDSLVDQHLFGNTAQQGESQVFQSEDNLLRDNDTSIISNKSEGLSRSSSLLKRSGSKKNNKSVTFENLADLQLHEEEEEVEEQTDDTDLIRKQQKKAGFEANSMYNIPQEDIRHSDGQQDQDEEKRSEVLSDVYPVETPLIINKNGKSNNKKKLALLPSTLTQDTVLPLNPSHSLEQPHEPAGSFKGFLSKPPTTSNTFDQASIGSFSPDTPPSRFVKSYTRPSHLLDSPGDELDEVYMSPNSGMLRRSEILDRLTKVTSDIEEQLAFSDFEADGNEEGYEEDANVTKEHESDRSIVDLSSPHSIKEKHRGVVIVDDDDYEDGDILDADADADADANADADVSDFTKSEDCDISKSDIEKEIKEIHPLPVEETKEVPESPKDILQEIPQHTPQEKSEEAKEPTTEIKQSASEMNQEFDGSTLEKGSEVGEINPEVVVISDDSSPESSLPEPASLSTPSKSDDISDDIPNDSINMGAIEEAAGTTPVSLSSKDSAATITDVPSESLDHVIHSSPITKQIDSSSEARRSPDIGKSVQSMNVPERDEEEEEDDDDDDEYDDDDVLNGGYPADITPLTSMNSLNYGQSSTPTPSKLVPPTDVSDKRKSRPVHDMFMPILGKFDELAEKLAELDGML; encoded by the coding sequence ATGGCGTTAAGTCCTTATCATCACATCATCCAGGCAGCCACGGAACACCACGGCCGTTCTGACAACGAAGACTCCGACCACGAGACCTCCTTCAGCCGTAAATCAAATCATATGCCACTGCACAACAACAGTGATCTCGAGATCGGCAGCGACAACAACGACGAGAATATCATGGAGTCGGGCAACGACAACGAGCTCGAGTACAAGAGCACTCTCCGCAGAATGCAGCCGGTCAAAAGATCACGAAATGCTCTGTTGAACGACTCTAGAGAATCGCATACTGACAGTGAAGACTATGACAATCGCAGACTCCACGACAGAACAAACAACTTATCCATAGACAATCTCGAAAAGGCTTCCTTTGATAAACAGACTTCACTTGAAGAGATCCATAGTCCAGAACTTCATGAATTACGTAAACTGCGTTCGGCCAATTCGTCTCCTATTGCTACCGCGAAAGATATAAATAGTACTGCTGAGCCTTCGCTTCACGACGATTCTTCACTTGCAAACACAAACCGACTCATCTCAGATCTTGAGCGGAAGTTATCGATCATGTCAACGTCGTCATCGAACCACACTCAGCAATCACAGGGCTCATCGGTGATAGTCAACAAGAGTTTGGCTGGTATGGGTAAGGAGCTGATCCAGtcttctgttcttcagtACATTAAAAGTGAAGAGGACAAGGCCAGAGACACACACAACAACATATTTAACCCCAACgaacttttccaagacCGTCAGCTGAAGTTCCTCACTAAGTTTGGCAAGCTGTACAACGACGATAACCAACGCAAGATGGTAAACCCGAATCATCATCGTCTGGACGCTCATCTAACTGGTGAACATATTCCAGATGAAAATGCAAGTGATAATGTTTCACCGGTTATAACGCCGAATCTAGCTGAAAGCAGTCTAGATGCTGTAGAAGTAGACGATCCCATCGGCATGGACACAGACTCTCTGATCCATATATCGAGAGATGATTCTCACATTGCGGAACACTCTTTTGttaaagaaaaggaagacattcttgatcaagatgaagacgaagatataaacgacgaagatgatCACGAGGAACATGCAAATCACAGTGGAATGTATGGAATCTTTTTTAACGACAATTCATATGACGACGATTTTGACCCTGACGAcaatgacgatgacgataACTTTGAGCCAACCGATGAGTTGTTGTTACCTCCTTCACCTCCGAGGTCTCCTCCACGAGATTTAGATCCGGACAAGTTATATGGATTGTATGATTTTTCTGGGCCCGATCCATCTCATTGTTCCTTGACTAGAGATGAGCCAGTGTACTTGATAAATGATCAGGACAACTACTGGTGGCTCATCCGGAAGTtaaacaaagaagaacgtAAAATGCATGTCAaactgaaaagaagaatcaaccAGGGAGAAATAGACGAGGATTACGATTCGTTGGAAGATGATTATacagacgaagaagatggcaaAATAGGATTTGTTCCAGCAGAATGTCTTGAGACATATGGCGAGCGTTTGGCACGTTTGAATTGCTTCAAAAATGAGGAGTTGGAAAGATCGTCCAAGGATAGTTTGGTGGATCAGCACTTATTTGGAAATACTGCCCAGCAGGGAGAATCGCAAGTATTCCAATCTGAAGATAATCTTTTGCGCGACAACGACACCAGCATAATACTGAACAAAAGCGAAGGTCTCCTGAGAAGTTCCagcttgttgaagagatcAGGATCTaaaaagaacaacaaaTCTGTTacatttgaaaacttggCTGATTTACAACTTCatgaggaagaagaagaagtcgaagaaCAGACCGACGATACAGATTTGATCAGAAAACAACAGAAAAAGGCCGGGTTTGAGGCTAATAGCATGTACAATATTCCTCAAGAAGATATACGACATTCTGACGGACAACAGGaccaagatgaagaaaagagatcGGAAGTTCTCAGTGATGTATATCCGGTAGAGACACCATTGattatcaacaagaatggCAAGAGTAACAATAAGAAAAAGTTGGCACTTCTCCCCTCTACTTTAACACAAGATACAGTGCTACCATTAAACCCAAGCCATTCCTTAGAACAGCCTCATGAACCTGCTGGGTCTTTCAAGggttttctttcaaaacCTCCGACTACTTCGAATACATTTGACCAAGCTTCCATAGGATCGTTCTCTCCTGATACTCCTCCAAGTAGATTCGTTAAATCTTACACTCGTCCCAGCCACCTTCTTGACAGTCCCGGCGACGAGCTTGACGAAGTGTACATGTCTCCTAATCTGGGTATGTTGAGAAGATCGGAAATTCTCGACAGATTGACCAAAGTGACTTCAGACATCGAAGAGCAGTTGGCCTTCAGTGACTTTGAAGCTGATGGGAATGAAGAAGGATACGAGGAAGATGCAAATGTCACTAAGGAACACGAAAGCGATAGGCTGATCGTTGATCTATCGAGTCCGCATAGTATAAAAGAGAAGCATAGAGGAGTTGTAATAGTAGATGATGACGATTACGAAGACGGAGACATTCTTGATGCTGATGCTGATGCTGATGCTGATGCTAATGCTGATGCTGATGTTAGTGATTTTACAAAATCAGAGGATTGTGATATCTCCAAATCGGACatagaaaaagaaatcaaagagaTCCATCCATTACCAGTCGAGGAAACTAAAGAGGTACCAGAATCACCAAAAGATATATTACAAGAAATACCCCAACATACACCCCAAGAGAAATCTGAAGAGGCAAAGGAACCAACAACGGAAATAAAGCAATCAGCATCGGAGATGAATCAAGAGTTTGACGGTAGTACTTTAGAAAAGGGTAGTGAGGTCGGAGAAATCAACcctgaagttgttgttatCTCTGATGActcttctccagaatcttctttgccAGAGCCAGCATCTTTGTCTACTCCATCCAAATCTGATGATATATCTGATGATATCCCAAATGATAGTATCAATATGGGTGCTATAGAGGAGGCAGCTGGTACAACGCCTGTTTCATTATCATCTAAGGATTCAGCAGCTACAATCACAGATGTTCCCTCTGAGTCTTTGGATCATGTCATCCACTCGTCGCCTATAACCAAGCAGATAGACAGTTCCTCTGAAGCACGTAGAAGTCCAGACATTGGTAAATCTGTTCAGAGTATGAATGTTCCGGAGCgtgacgaagaagaagaagaagacgacgacgacgatgacgagtatgatgatgacgatgtGTTGAACGGTGGGTATCCTGCTGACATCACACCGTTGACAAGTATGAACTCGTTGAACTACGGGCAGTCGTCCACTCCTACACCTTCGAAATTGGTGCCACCTACAGATGTCTCTGATAAGAGAAAGTCGAGACCAGTACACGATATGTTCATGCCAATTTTGGGCAAATTTGACGAGCTTGCCGAGAAGTTGGCAGAGCTTGACGGGATGTTGTGA
- a CDS encoding predicted protein — MTMPTPNETCSLRRRRSEFTLRFGTARYVAQDQCFSLASTAVDEDVQESRDFGYEVEGQSVTWPSMNLSFVRMSIQSLSSGEQIGVVPGFAYWYLPTSYTGKFASSIINQALNKLFGDGSTSSNLTMGPLLQPYCESSILFLGEFYPQKGTTISIYSTLGAIGCDSVKLKSPF, encoded by the exons ATGACAATGCCAACTCCAAACGAGACCTGCTCCTTGCGTAGAAGACGCAGCGAATTCACGCTTCGGTTTGGCACTGCCAGATATGTAGCCCAAGATCAGTGCTTCAGCCTTGCGAGCACCGCAGT TGACGAAGACGTTCAAGAGTCAAGAG ATTTCGGctatgaagttgaaggccAGCTGGTCACATGGCCAAGTATGAATTTATCATTTGTAAGAATGCTGATTCAGAGTTTGAGCAGTGGTGAACAGATTGGTGTGGTTCCGGGCTTTGC TTATTGGTATCTCCCTACCAGCTACACCGGCAAGTTCGCTTCGCTGATTATTAATCAGGCTTTGAACAAGCTATTTGGCGATGGAAGCACCAGTTCCAATTTGACTATGGGCCCATTGCTCCAACCATATTGTG AGTCGCTGATTCTATTTCTCGGGGAGTTTTACCCACAAAAAGGCACAACCATTTCCATTTATTCTACCCTCGGCGCAATCGGCTGTGACTCTGTCAAACTTAAAAGCCCCTTCTGA
- the CAD3 gene encoding putative short chain dehydrogenase (putative cinnamyl-alcohol dehydrogenase): MSETILVTGGTGYVSNWVILYALERGYKVKTSLRSLSKEAQLRESLVLSSDKLTKELVDKNLDVFVADLVSDDGWAEAFPGVDYVLHIASPFPAVQPKNPDDIIIPAVEGTLKILRFAASTPTVKQVVVTSSMAAIAYGHGEHPEPFTEKDWSNKDNLTSAYLLSKTLAEEGAWKYVKENNVKYALTVMNPAYIFGPTLKKGTGFPASLELIQKLVDGTNKDGAASMFLSYVDVRDISTLHLDALTNPKAKGERFLVNTGVNISLLEIADILREVLPAEKAKNLPTKELEGKKDDRRPSDVTKARTTFGWAPISPKETFLATVNSLPQ, encoded by the coding sequence ATGTCTGAAACAATCTTAGTCACAGGTGGTACCGGTTACGTCAGTAACTGGGTCATTCTCTACGCCTTGGAAAGAGGTTACAAGGTTAAGACCTCATTGAGAAGTCTTTCGAAAGAGGCTCAATTGCGTGAGTCTTTGGTTTTGTCCAGTGACAAGCTCACCAAGGAATTGGTCGATAAAAATTTGGATGTCTTTGTCGCTGATTTGGTTTCTGACGATGGCTGGGCTGAGGCTTTCCCAGGAGTTGACTATGTTCTTCACATTGCTTCTCCATTCCCAGCTGTCCAGCCAAAGAACCCGGATGATATCATCATTCCAGCCGTTGAAGGTACCCTCAAAATCCTCAGATTCGCAGCTAGCACGCCTACCGTAAAGCAAGTTGTAGTCACGTCTTCTATGGCAGCAATTGCTTATGGCCATGGTGAGCATCCCGAACCATTTACTGAGAAGGATTGGTCTAACAAGGACAATCTTACTTCCGCTTATCTTCTCTCAAAGACTTTGGCTGAAGAAGGGGCATGGAAATATGTCAAGGAAAATAATGTCAAGTATGCCTTGACTGTTATGAACCCAGCATATATCTTTGGTCCTACTTTAAAGAAAGGTACGGGTTTCCCAGCCTCGTTGGAATTGATTCAAAAGTTGGTGGATGGTACCAATAAGGACGGTGCTGCCAGTATGTTCTTGAGTTATGTGGACGTCAGAGATATTTCCACCTTACATCTTGATGCCTTGACCAATCCTAAGGCTAAGGGTGAACGTTTTTTGGTAAACACTGGAGTAAATATCAGtttgttggaaattgcCGATATCTTGAGAGAGGTGTTACCAGCCGAAAAAGCTAAAAATCTACCTaccaaggaattggaaggtAAGAAGGATGACAGAAGACCATCGGACGTTACCAAGGCCAGAACAACTTTTGGCTGGGCACCAATTTCACCCAAAGAAACTTTCCTTGCGACCGTCAACAGTCTTCCACAATAG
- the CAD2 gene encoding Coumarine and phenylpropanoid biosynthesis (cinnamyl-alcohol dehydrogenase family / CAD family), whose amino-acid sequence MSEVYLVTGGTGYVAGFVLLQLLEQGAKVKTSIRSLAKEAQLRESLYSSSDKLTKEIVDANLKVYQADLTSDANWPEIFEDVTYVLHVASPFPSSPPKDPNDLIIPAREGTLRILGYAAETNTVKHVVVTSSFAAIGFGHAEVKPLYTEKDWTETENLDRPYTVSKTLAEKAAWEYVEAKPVQYGLTVINPVLVIGPSLKKQVTNSTSLNIIQGLIDGSKKNGVDPSSVHLVDVRDVAKLHILALTTEEALGERFLAATGSTLTWVDAANILRSRIPEKYVANLPTKETGPSETPKLISVEKAKKTFNWTPISDEESLVATVEGIIQEGKV is encoded by the coding sequence ATGTCTGAAGTCTACTTAGTCACCGGAGGTACTGGTTACGTTGCCGGATTTGTACTTCTCCAGTTGTTGGAACAGGGTGCAAAGGTCAAAACCTCGATCAGAAGTTTGGCCAAAGAAGCCCAATTGAGAGAGTCTCTCTACTCCTCAAGTGACAAGCTCACGAAGGAAATCGTGGatgccaacttgaaggtcTATCAAGCTGATTTAACCTCTGACGCTAATTGGCCAGAGATCTTTGAAGACGTCACCTACGTACTCCATGTAGCATCTCCATTTCCCTCTTCTCCACCAAAAGATCCTAACGATTTGATTATTCCTGCTAGAGAAGGTACCTTGAGAATCCTCGGCTATGCTGCTGAAACCAACACTGTAAAGCACGTAGTCGTGACTTCGTctttcgcagccattgGCTTTGGTCATGCTGAAGTCAAGCCACTCTACACTGAAAAGGACTGGACTGAAACGGAAAACTTGGACCGTCCTTACACCGTCTCCAAGACATTGGCTGAAAAGGCTGCTTGGGAATACGTTGAAGCTAAACCAGTCCAATATGGCTTGACTGTGATCAACCCAGTCTTGGTTATCGGaccttctttgaagaagcaagttACCAACTCTACCTCCTTGAACATCATCCAGGGCTTGATCGATGGCTCGAAGAAAAATGGTGTAGATCCATCTTCTGTCCACCTTGTTGACGTTAGAGATGTTGCTAAGTTGCACATCTTGGCTTTGACCacagaagaagctcttggTGAGAGATTCTTGGCTGCTACTGGTAGCACCCTTACGTGGGTAGATGCAGCTAACATCTTGAGATCTAGAATCCCAGAGAAGTATGTAGCTAACTTGCCTACAAAGGAAACTGGCCCTAGTGAAACTCCTAAGTTGATTTCTGTTGAAAAGGCCAAGAAGACCTTCAACTGGACCCCAATCTCTGACGAAGAGTCCTTGGTTGCCACTGTCGAAGGCATTatccaagaaggaaaggTCTAG
- the AAT1 gene encoding aspartate aminotransferase: MYRTSLLKQTARPSVRVSTRQFSVLNNQVRKWSEIPLAPPDKILGISEAYNKDANTSKINLGVGAYRDNSGKPIIFPSVKEAEKILLASEVEKEYTGITGSKKFQNAVKGFVFNNSGKDVNGQQLIEQNRIVTAQTISGTGSLRVIGDFLNRFYTNKKLLVPKPTWANHVAVFKDAGLEPEFYAYYETSKNDLDFANLKKSLSSQPDGSIVLLHACCHNPTGMDLTPEQWEEVLAIVQEKNFYPLVDMAYQGFASGNPYKDIGLIRRLNELVVQNKLKSYALCQSFAKNMGLYGERTGSISIITESAEASQAIESQLKKLIRPIYSSPPIHGSKIVEIIFDEQHNLLNSWLQDLDKVVGRLNTVRSKLYENLDKSSYNWDHLLKQRGMFVYTGLSAEQVIKLRNDYSVYATEDGRFSISGINDNNVEYLANAINEVVKQ; this comes from the coding sequence ATGTATAGAACCTCGTTGCTCAAGCAGACTGCACGTCCTTCCGTCCGAGTCTCCACCAGACAATTCTCAGTGCTCAACAACCAGGTCAGAAAGTGGAGCGAAATCCCATTGGCTCCTCCAGACAAGATCTTGGGTATCTCCGAAGCCTACAACAAGGACGCCAACACctccaagatcaacttgggTGTCGGAGCCTACAGAGACAACTCCGGTAAGCCTATCATCTTCCCAAGTGTCAAGGAAGCTGAAAAGATCTTGCTTGCCAGCgaagttgaaaaggaaTACACCGGTATCACTGGttccaagaagttccagaacGCCGTCAAGGGCTttgttttcaacaactccgGCAAGGATGTCAACGGTCAACAATTGATTGAACAAAACAGAATTGTCACTGCCCAGACCATCTCTGGTACTGGTTCCTTGAGAGTCATTggtgacttcttgaacagattctacaccaacaagaagctCTTGGTTCCAAAGCCTACCTGGGCCAACCACGTTGCCGTTTTCAAGGACGCTGGCTTAGAACCAGAATTCTACGCTTACTACGAGACTTCCAAGAACGACTTGGATTTcgccaacttgaaaaagtccTTGTCTTCCCAGCCAGACGGCTCTATTGTCTTGTTGCATGCCTGTTGCCACAACCCAACTGGTATGGACTTGACTCCTGAACAGTGGGAAGAAGTTTTGGCTATTGTCcaagagaagaacttcTACCCACTTGTTGACATGGCCTACCAAGGTTTCGCTTCCGGTAACCCATACAAGGACATTGGCTTGATCAGAAGATTAAACGAGTTGGTTGTCCAGAACAAGCTCAAGTCCTACGCCTTGTGTCAATCGTTTGCTAAGAACATGGGTCTCTATGGTGAAAGAACTGGTTCTATCTCCATCATCACTGAGTCTGCCGAAGCTTCTCAAGCCATTGAGtctcaattgaagaagttgatcagACCAATCTACTCCTCTCCACCAATCCACGGTTCCAAGATTGTCGAAATCATCTTTGATGAGCAACACAACTTATTGAACTCGTGGTTGCAAGACTTGGACAAGGTTGTTGGTAGATTGAACACTGTCAGATCCAAGTTGTACGAaaacttggacaagtccTCTTACAACTGGGACCACTTGTTGAAGCAAAGAGGTATGTTCGTGTACACTGGTTTGTCTGCTGAGCAAGTtatcaagttgagaaacGACTACTCGGTCTACGCTACTGAAGACGGAAGATTCTCCATCTCTGGaatcaacgacaacaatGTCGAGTACTTGGCTAACGCCATCAACGAAGTCGTCAAGCAGTAG
- the LYS21 gene encoding homocitrate synthase, whose translation MEMDSVIDGFLKFDSEYTEITYNNPYGPNPADYLSNVSHFQVIESTLREGEQFANAFFSTDTKIAIAKALDDFGVDYIELTSPVASEQSRRDCEAICKLGLKAKILTHIRCHMDDARVAVETGVDGVDVVIGTSQFLREYSHGKDMTHITQSALEVIEYVKSHGIEIRFSSEDSFRSELTDLLSIYRAVDKVGVNRVGIADTVGCANPRQVYELVRTLKGVVSCDIECHFHNDTGCAIANAYTALEGGAKLIDVSVLGIGERNGITPLGGLMARMIAADRDYVLSKYKLHKLRDIETLVAESVRVNIPFNNPVTGFCAFTHKAGVHAKSILAPPSEYEILSPSDFGLTRYIHFANRLTGWNAIKSRVDQLNLDLSDEQCQEVTMKIKKLGDVRPLNIDDVDSIIKDFHANVTTPVVRPVGINSDTAPRVPHNLERLDGNGVVARKLLGRRR comes from the coding sequence ATGGAAATGGACTCGGTAATCGACGGGTTTCTCAAGTTTGATCTGGAATATACGGAAATAACGTACAATAATCCGTATGGTCCCAATCCTGCTGATTATCTTTCAAATGTATCACATTTCCAGGTTATTGAGTCAACATTACGAGAAGGGGAGCAATTTGCAAATGCTTTTTTTCTGACGGACACAAAGATAGCCATTGCAAAGGCGCTCGACGACTTTGGTGTCGATTATATTGAGTTGACATCTCCTGTAGCCTCTGAGCAGTCTAGGAGAGACTGTGAGGCCATATGCAAGTTGGGTTTGAAAGCGAAAATATTGACCCATATACGGTGTCATATGGATGATGCACGAGTAGCAGTTGAGACGGGTGTGGATggtgttgatgttgttatAGGAACATCTCAGTTTTTGCGAGAGTATTCGCACGGGAAGGATATGACACACATCACCCAGAGTGCCCTAGAGGTGATCGAGTATGTGAAGTCTCATGGAATAGAGATTCGTTTTTCTTCAGAGGATTCGTTTCGGTCGGAGTTGACTGACTTGCTTAGCATTTACCGGGCTGTAGACAAAGTCGGTGTAAATCGTGTAGGTATAGCAGATACTGTTGGATGTGCCAATCCCCGGCAAGTTTATGAGTTGGTAAGAACTTTAAAGGGTGTAGTGAGTTGTGATATCGAGTGTCATTTCCACAATGATACTGGTTGTGCTATTGCCAATGCGTACACTGCTTTGGAAGGTGGAGCCAAGTTGATCGATGTGTCGGTATTGGGCATTGGCGAGAGAAACGGCATTACTCCTTTGGGAGGACTAATGGCTCGGATGATCGCAGCTGATCGTGACTACGTCCTCTCCAAATACAAGTTGCACAAGCTACGAGACATTGAAACGCTTGTGGCCGAGTCTGTGAGAGTCAACATCCCGTTCAACAACCCTGTGACTGGCTTTTGTGCTTTTACTCACAAGGCTGGAGTTCATGCCAAGTCGATTTTGGCTCCTCCTTCGGAGTACGAGATATTGAGTCCCTCGGACTTTGGTTTGACCAGGTACATCCACTTTGCCAACCGGTTGACGGGTTGGAATGCCATCAAGTCACGAGTGGACCAATTGAATTTAGATCTCAGTGACGAACAGTGCCAAGAAGTAACgatgaaaatcaagaaactcGGCGATGTACGTCCCTTGAACATCGACGATGTGGATTCCATCATCAAAGATTTCCATGCCAATGTGACCACACCTGTTGTACGTCCCGTGGGAATCAACAGTGATACAGCTCCGCGAGTACCACATAATCTCGAGAGATTGGATGGGAATGGCGTAGTAGCCCGGAAACTATTGGGACGTCGTCGTTGA
- the ARO9.2 gene encoding aromatic amino acid aminotransferase II (aromatic amino acid aminotransferase II appears to be a second copy picked up and amplified along with adjacent AAD6 - aryl alcohol dehydrogenase), which yields MAPTSTTTAIPNNSIESLISSRASNRSFKHFAANTSDGAPKNFKPHPKPLALSFGRPNAQFFPVKKITVQVDEFPFQDSIFKNEEIDEVKEIVIERLPEEDEYSLGASEAFQYGDVKGLPAFQKFLRSFVERIHTPAYEDWAVHASNGAGEGLNKVVDALIDPGDIVLIEEFTFSPFGNNVRNVGGVIVPTKIKFEKNIKGDISADVDVDYLANLLENWDEVRPEHKGNKPKAFYTIPTSQNPTGFTQTPETRRRIYELASIHNFVIIEDDPYGYLTLPSFAEPSLENLKDHDLTVDDYINHSLLPSYLKYDTEGRVVRVETFSKVFAPGLRLGFLVGHKKIIDVITKYSSIVTRSPSGAAQLLLLNIIEQKYGGIDGWLAWILKMRLAYAHRRNVLISSIVNSEAYEKEYIKIISCDAGMFASLLVNFPEGTDNISKLTLLNYKLLQHGVAVVLGYKMAIDEKFSEASSNFLRLSYACLDSDVELREAGTRLAAAVKEFFENGLEY from the coding sequence ATGGCACCCACTTCGACCACGACTGCCATCCCAAATAACTCGATTGAGAGTCTTATTTCTTCTCGGGCTCTGAATCGATCGTTCAAGCATTTTGCTGCTAACACTTCTGACGGTGCACCCAAGAATTTCAAACCCCATCCCAAGCCTTTGGCACTCAGTTTTGGAAGACCCAATGCTCAATTCTTCCcagtgaagaagatcaCAGTTCAAGTGGACGAGTTTCCTTTCCAAGATTCgattttcaagaacgagGAGATTGACGAGGTTAAAGAAATTGTCATAGAGAGGCtcccagaagaagacgaataTTCACTTGGGGCTAGTGAAGCTTTTCAGTACGGAGACGTCAAAGGTTTGCCCGCATTCCAGAAATTTTTGCGTAgttttgttgaaagaatCCATACTCCTGCTTATGAAGATTGGGCTGTACATGCTTCGAATGGAGCAGGAGAAGGTCTTAACAAAGTTGTCGACGCTCTCATTGATCCTGGCGATATAGTtcttattgaagaattcaccTTTTCTCCATTTGGAAACAATGTTAGAAATGTGGGAGGAGTTATTGTACCtaccaagatcaagtttgaaaagaatatcaagGGAGATATTTCGGCAGATGTAGACGTAGACTATTTAGCtaacttgttggaaaactgGGACGAGGTTAGACCAGAGCATAAAGGTAACAAACCGAAGGCTTTCTACACAATCCCAACAAGTCAGAATCCTACGGGATTTACCCAGACGCcagagacaagaagaaggattTATGAATTGGCCAGCATTCATAATTTTGTcattattgaagatgatcCTTATGGCTATTTGACTCTTCCCCTGTTTGCTGAGCCTAGTCTTGAGAATTTGAAGGACCATGATTTAACTGTAGACGACTATATCAATCACAGCTTGCTTCCATCTTACTTGAAGTACGATACTGAGGGTAGAGTAGTTAGAGTTGAAACTTTCTCCAAGGTTTTTGCTCCAGGCTTACGTTTGGGTTTCTTAGTAGGACACAAGAAAATTATTGATGTGATCACTAAATATTCGTCCATTGTCACTAGGTCACCTTCTGGAGCTGCTCAACTTTTGCTTTTGAACATTATTGAACAGAAGTATGGTGGCATTGATGGCTGGTTGGCTTGGATTCTCAAGATGAGATTAGCTTACGCCCATCGTAGAAATGTCTTGATCAGTAGCATTGTTAACCTGGAAGCATATGAGAAGGAGTATATCAAGATAATCAGCTGCGACGCTGGCATGTTTGCGTCTCTCTTGGTTAATTTCCCAGAAGGTACTGACAATATATCTAAGCTCACCTTGTTGAACTATAAGTTGCTTCAACATGGAGTTGCAGTGGTTCTTGGCTACAAAATGGCTATAGACGAGAAGTTCAGCGAGGCCAGTTCTAACTTCCTCAGGTTGAGTTATGCCTGTTTAGACAGCGATGTCGAGCTTCGTGAAGCAGGAACAAGGCTTGCAGCTGCTGTCAAGGAATTCTTTGAAAACGGTCTCGAGTATTAG